The following are encoded together in the Daucus carota subsp. sativus chromosome 5, DH1 v3.0, whole genome shotgun sequence genome:
- the LOC108223084 gene encoding bergaptol O-methyltransferase-like isoform X3 translates to MGGIKTGRSEDEEACLLAMQLATATVLPMILKSAIELDILNTMAKAGPGNYLTPSELASKLPRSNPDAPAMVQRILRVLATYKVLGCKPNDRSNGEAEWLYCWTPVCKFLSNNEDGGSMAPLLLVNTDKVVIDSWYHVADAVLDGGIAFNKAYGMSIFDYNSREPRFSKVFNQCMTGHSNITSKKILETYNGFEGLSSIVDVGGGSGATLNMIVSRYPTIKGINFDLPHVLRDSPSIPGVEHVGGDMFTSLPKGDAIFLKWVCHNWNDEDCLRILKNCHQALADNKKLIIAEFILPEVPGGSDDATKGVVHMDAIMMAHVSGGKERSEKEFAAMATKAGFKSFSKVCCAFNTWIMELTK, encoded by the exons ATGGGTGGGATCAAGACTGGTCGATCAGAAGATGAAGAAGCTTGCTTGCTAGCCATGCAATTAGCAACTGCTACAGTcctgcccatgattctgaaatcagCAATCGAGCTTGACATATTAAACACCATGGCCAAAGCTGGCCCTGGCAACTACTTAACTCCTTCTGAGCTAGCCTCGAAGCTCCCCAGGTCCAACCCTGATGCCCCAGCTATGGTTCAACGCATCCTCCGAGTCCTGGCCACCTACAAGGTTCTTGGTTGCAAGCCAAATGATCGTTCCAATGGTGAAGCTGAGTGGCTCTATTGCTGGACACCCGTGTGCAAGTTCCTGTCCAATAATGAAGACGGTGGTTCTATGGCACCTCTTTTGCTTGTCAACACCGACAAAGTGGTCATCGACAGCTG GTACCACGTAGCAGACGCAGTTCTTGATGGTGGAATTGCATTTAACAAAGCCTATGGGATGAGTATTTTTGATTATAACAGCAGAGAGCCTCGTTTCAGCAAAGTCTTTAACCAGTGCATGACTGGTCATTCTAATATAACCTCGAAGAAGATACTCGAGACTTACAATGGTTTCGAGGGTCTTTCATCCATAGTTGATGTCGGCGGTGGCTCTGGGGCTACCCTTAATATGATCGTTTCCAGGTACCCTACTATTAAAGGCATTAACTTCGACCTACCTCACGTTCTCCGAGACTCTCCCTCTATTCCTG GTGTGGAACATGTGGGAGGAGATATGTTTACTAGCTTGCCGAAAGGAGATGCCATATTCTTGAAG TGGGTATGTCATAATTGGAATGATGAAGATTGCCTGAGGATCTTGAAAAACTGCCACCAAGCTCTGGCAGACAATAAGAAGCTGATCATAGCAGAATTCATTCTTCCTGAGGTGCCCGGTGGAAGCGACGATGCAACCAAGGGGGTGGTTCATATGGATGCGATAATGATGGCACATGTTTCGGGTGGAAAAGAGAGGTCGGAGAAAGAGTTTGCGGCCATGGCTACTAAAGCGGGATTTAAAAGTTTCAGCAAGGTGtgctgtgctttcaatacttgGATTATGGAACTTACCAAGTAG
- the LOC108223084 gene encoding bergaptol O-methyltransferase-like isoform X2, producing MPRGSKTSLSIFSIFPANNVVMFLFRKNIKPDSPSFPRTVSSESGTRCWAVNTIWKSGRSVRGSNPDAPAMVQRILRVLATYKVLGCKPNDRSNGEAEWLYCWTPVCKFLSSNEDGGSMAPLLLVNTDKVVIDSWYHVADAVLDGGIAFNKAYGMSIFDYNSREPRFSKVFNQCMTGHSNITSKKILETYNGFEGLSSIVDVGGGSGATLNMIVSRYPTIKGINFDLPHVLRDSPSIPGVEHVGGDMFTSLPKGDAIFLKWVCHNWNDEDCLRILKNCHQALADNKKLIIAEFILPEVPGGSDDATKGVVHMDAIMMAHVSGGKERSEKEFAAMATKAGFKSFSKVCCAFNTWIMELTK from the exons ATGCCAAGGGGCTCGAAAACCTCTTTAAGTATCTTCTCCATATTCCCTGCAAACAACGTGGTTATGTTCCTTTTTAGAAAGAACATTAAGCCTGACTCTCCCAGTTTCCCACGGACTGTGTCCTCAGAATCAGGCACTAGATGCTGGGCCGTGAATACAATCTGGAAGAGTGGACGTTCGGTTAGAGGATCTAACCCTGATGCGCCAGCTATGGTTCAACGCATCCTCCGAGTCCTGGCTACCTACAAGGTTCTTGGTTGCAAGCCAAATGATCGTTCCAATGGTGAAGCTGAGTGGCTCTATTGCTGGACACCAGTGTGCAAGTTCCTGTCCAGTAATGAAGACGGTGGTTCTATGGCACCTCTTTTGCTTGTCAACACCGACAAAGTGGTGATCGACAGCTG GTACCACGTAGCAGACGCAGTTCTTGATGGTGGAATTGCATTTAACAAAGCCTATGGGATGAGTATTTTTGATTATAACAGCAGAGAGCCTCGTTTCAGCAAAGTCTTTAACCAGTGCATGACTGGTCATTCTAATATAACCTCGAAGAAGATACTCGAGACTTACAATGGTTTCGAGGGTCTTTCATCCATAGTTGATGTCGGCGGTGGCTCTGGGGCTACCCTTAATATGATCGTTTCCAGGTACCCTACTATTAAAGGCATTAACTTCGACCTACCTCACGTTCTCCGAGACTCTCCCTCTATTCCTG GTGTGGAACATGTGGGAGGAGATATGTTTACTAGCTTGCCGAAAGGAGATGCCATATTCTTGAAG TGGGTATGTCATAATTGGAATGATGAAGATTGCCTGAGGATCTTGAAAAACTGCCACCAAGCTCTGGCAGACAATAAGAAGCTGATCATAGCAGAATTCATTCTTCCTGAGGTGCCCGGTGGAAGCGACGATGCAACCAAGGGGGTGGTTCATATGGATGCGATAATGATGGCACATGTTTCGGGTGGAAAAGAGAGGTCGGAGAAAGAGTTTGCGGCCATGGCTACTAAAGCGGGATTTAAAAGTTTCAGCAAGGTGtgctgtgctttcaatacttgGATTATGGAACTTACCAAGTAG
- the LOC108223084 gene encoding bergaptol O-methyltransferase-like isoform X1 translates to MGGIKTGRSEDEEACLLAMQLATATVLPMILKSAIELDILNTMAKAGPGNYLTPSELASKLPRSNPDAPAMVQRILRVLATYKVLGCKPNDRSNGEAEWLYCWTPVCKFLSNNEDGGSMAPLLLVNTDKVVIDSWYHVTDAVLDGGIAFNKAYGMSIFDYNSREPRFSKVFNQCMTGHSNITLKKILETYNGFEGLSSIVDVGGGSGATLNMIVSKYPTIKGINFDLPHVLRDSPSIPGVEHVGGDMFTSLPKGDAIFLKWVCHNWNDEDCLRILKNCHQALADNKKLIIAEFILPEVPGGSDDATKGVVHMDSIMMAHVPGGKERSEKEFEAMATQAGFKSFRKVCCVFNTWIMELTK, encoded by the exons ATGGGTGGGATCAAGACTGGTCGATCAGAAGATGAAGAAGCTTGCTTGCTAGCCATGCAATTAGCAACTGCTACAGTcctgcccatgattctgaaatcagCAATCGAGCTTGACATATTAAACACCATGGCCAAAGCTGGCCCTGGCAACTACTTAACTCCTTCTGAGCTAGCCTCGAAGCTCCCCAGGTCCAACCCTGATGCCCCAGCTATGGTTCAACGCATCCTCCGAGTCCTGGCCACCTACAAGGTTCTTGGTTGCAAGCCAAATGATCGTTCCAATGGTGAAGCTGAGTGGCTCTATTGCTGGACACCCGTGTGCAAGTTCCTGTCCAATAATGAAGACGGTGGTTCTATGGCACCTCTTTTGCTTGTCAACACCGACAAAGTGGTCATCGACAGCTG GTACCATGTAACAGACGCAGTTCTTGATGGTGGAATTGCATTCAACAAAGCCTATGGGATGAGTATATTTGATTATAACAGCCGAGAGCCTCGATTCAGCAAAGTCTTTAACCAGTGCATGACTGGTCATTCTAATATAACCTTGAAGAAGATACTCGAGACTTACAATGGTTTCGAGGGTCTTTCATCCATAGTTGATGTCGGTGGTGGCTCCGGTGCTACTCTTAATATGATCGTTTCCAAGTACCCTACTATTAAAGGAATTAACTTCGACCTACCTCACGTTCTCCGAGACTCTCCCTCTATTCCTG GTGTGGAACATGTGGGAGGAGATATGTTTACTAGCTTGCCGAAAGGAGATGCCATATTCTTGAAG tGGGTATGTCATAATTGGAACGATGAAGATTGCCTGAGGATCTTGAAAAACTGCCACCAAGCTCTGGCAGACAATAAGAAGCTGATCATAGCCGAATTCATTCTTCCTGAGGTGCCGGGTGGAAGCGACGATGCAACCAAGGGGGTGGTTCATATGGATTCTATAATGATGGCACATGTTCCGGGTGGAAAAGAGAGGTCGGAGAAAGAGTTTGAGGCCATGGCTACTCAAGCGGGATTTAAAAGTTTCAGGAAGGTGTGCTGTGTTTTCAATACTTGGATTATGGAACTTACCAAGTAG